The nucleotide sequence GGTCACCGCCTGCGACGTCGCAGTGCTCGATCTCGAAAAGCCCGGCTCGGGCGCGGAAGCAAAGCTTGAAGCCGAGATTTCCCGCGCGCTCGACAAGGGCGCGGAAGCGATCGTGCTGGGCTGCGCAGGCATGGCCGATCTCGCGCAAAAACTGTCGCGGAAATTCGGCGTTCCCGTCGTCGACGGCGTGGCGGCCGCGGTGAAGCAGGCCGAGGCGCTGGCCGGCTTGAAGCTGGCGACGTCGCGCCGCGGGTCGTACGCGTCGCCTGGCGCGAAGGCCTACACCGGGATATTGGCGCCGTTCGCGCCAAGGACGTCAAGCTGATTGCGGCGCGCCGTAGATCTTGTCGCGCAGCCGGCGCATGCCGCTGAGCCAGCGGTCGCGGTTGGAGGCCTTGCGCTGCATGTATTCGGCGACCTGCGGGTGCGACAAAATGAGAAAACGCTCTTCCGCCATCGCCTCGATCACCATGCGCGCCACTTCCGGCGGCTGCAGCACGCCGTCGACCCTCGCGGCGCTGGGGCCAGGCGTCGTCATGCCGGTTTGCACCGATTGCGGACACAGCACGGACACGCGGATGCCGCGGTCGCCATATTGAATGGCGAGATGCTCGGCGAGCGCTACCGCAGCATTTTTCGTCACGCCATAAGGCATCGAGTTCAGCGACGCCAGCAGGCCCGCCGCGGAAGCGGTGTTGAGGAGATAGCCGGAGCCGCGCGCGAGCATGCCCGGCACCAGCGCGCGCGCCGCGAACACATGGCTCATGACGTGCACGCGCCAGCTCACGTCCCAATCGGCGTCGGAGGCGGTCTCCTGTCCCTTGCGCGAGAGGCCGGCATTGGAAAAGAACACATCGACCGGCCCATACTTGTCCTCGGCCGCGGCGATCAGCGCCTTGATGTCTTCCTCCAGCCCGACATCTGCCGTGATCGGCAATCCGTCGATGTCGCCCGCCACCTTCGCCAGTCTGTCGCGCGAGGTCTTGAGGTCGGCGACGACGACGCCGCGCGCACCGGCCTCCGCATAGGCGCGCGCCACTGCTTCACCGATGCCGCTCGCGGCACCTGTGATGACACAGACCCTGCCTTTGACGTGCATGTTCGGTTCCGTTTCTTTTTCTCGAACGTGGGGCGAGAGTGATACGACCTCCGCTGCGCGGTCAACGCCGGTTTGCGCCGGCGATCAATTTTTTACCAGCACGCGCGCGGCGCTGGCGTCGGCTTCGCCAGCGTGCGATGACGACCGGGCGGGGCAGTCAGGATCGGGAGAATTGAAGGATGCTCGAAGTGCGGGATGAGTTGGCTATGACGGCGCCGCTTGCGGATGCCGTGGAGTGGACGAGCGAGGCGGCCTGGTCGCTCTACCGGCTGCCGTTCAACGATCTCTTGTTCAAGGCACAATCGACTCATCGCCGGCATTTCGATCCCAACCGCGTGCAGCTCAGCAAGCTGCTCAATATCAAGACCGGCGGCTGCCCGGAAGATTGCGGCTATTGCAGCCAGTCCTCGCATCATTCGACAGGTCTTGCCGCCTCGAAGCTGATGGAGGTCGAAAAGGTCGTCGCCGAGGCGCGCAAAGCCAAAGCCGGCGGCGCAACGCGCTACTGCATGGGCGCAGCATGGCGCAATCCGAAGCCGAGAGATATGGATGCCATCGTTGAAATGATCGGCGCGGTGAAAGCGCTCGGGCTCGAGACCTGCATGACGCTGGGAATGCTGGACCGCGATCAGTCCGACCGCCTCAGCGCGGCGGGGCTCGACTACTACAACCACAATATCGATACGTCGGCGCGCCACTACCCGCAGGTGACCTCGACGCGCAATTTTTCCGATCGTCTCGATACGCTGGAGAATGTCCGGCAATCCGGCATGAAAGTGTGCTGCGGCGGCATCCTCGGCATGGGCGAGGAAGAAGCCGACCGCGTCGAAATGCTGGTGACGCTTGCGAATCTGGCCGAGCCGCCGGAAAGCGTTCCGATCAACATGCTGATTCCGATCGCCGGCACGCCGCTCGCCGAGGCGGCGCCGATCGCGCCGATCGAGTTTGTCCGGATCGTTGCACTGGCGCGCATCATGATGCCGAGATCATATGTCCGCTTGTCGGCGGGCCGCTCGGCCATGACCGACGAGATGCAGGCGCTCTGCTTCTTTGCGGGAGCGAATTCGATCTTCGTCGGCGACACCTTGCTGACGGCCGGCAATCCCGAGGACGAGGCCGACCGAAAACTGTTCGCGCGGCTGGGACTGCAGGCGATCTGATCGGGTTTGGAAACGGCCCGCCCCTCAGCCCTGATAGAGGCGCTTGTCGCGCGCCTGGCGGATCGCGAGGGCCGCCATCATGTCGAGCATCGGCGTCGCAAGTCCGGCAGCGCGCGCGAACGCGGCGGGCGCGCGGACCAGCACGTCGATCTCCATGGCGCGGCCGAGTTCGTAATCCTGCAGGAGTGAAGGCTTGTGGTCCGGTGCGGGGCCGGAGCGCGCGACGCGCTTGACCTCGGGAAAACAGCTCTGCGCCACGCTGTTGGCCTCGTCGAGCAGGTGCGGCACGATGTCGGCGAGATCAGGATCGTCGCGCACGGCGCGCGCGGTCTGCCCGGTCAACAGGCACAGCACCGACATCGACATGTTGGTCAGCAGTTTCGACCAGATCGTCTCCCGGATCTGCGTGACCTCGGCCGACTCGATCGAAGCTTCGTTCAGCGCCGCGCGCAGTTTCGCGACCCGCTCGCTTGGGCGGTCGTCGCATTCGCCGATCAGGAGCCGGTTGCGGTCGGGCGAAAGGTTCGCGACCACGCCGGGTGCGACGACTTCGTTGGACGAAAACACCACGCCGCCGACAATAAGCGGCTTTGGGATGGCTGCACGCAGGCGTCCGCCGGGATCGAGGAAGGCCAGATCCGGCACTGGCGGATGCCCTGGTGAAAGCCCGATATCGTACCACCAGGGAATGCCGTTCTGTGCGAACACCACGGCGGTATCTTCGCCGAGCAGCGGCTGCAGCCCATCCGCGAGGCTGGAGAGGCTAGTTGCCTTCAGCGTGCAGATGACGGCGTCCTGACGGCCCAGCGTGGCCGGATCGCTCGATGCGCTCACCTTCGCCTTGAACTCGCCATTTCCAACACGCAGCGTCAGCCCGTTGGCTTTCACGGCATCCAGATGCGCGCCCCGCATCACGCAGGACACGTCATGGCCCGCCAGTGCGAGCCGCACCGCAAAATGGCTGCCGACGGCGCCCGCGCCGAAAACGCAAATCCGCATGGTAGAGGTCCTGCCGGAGGGATGGTCATTGCTAGTTTTCACAGGCCGTGATCAGGCGCAACCGGTCCGCCGCACAGGGCGGGTTGCGGAGGGTGCGGCCCTGGCGGCGCCGGGAACCCTGCCGTTCAGTCGGCGTTCATCCATGTGCCGTCAAGCTCGCGGCATAGCGACAATGGGACGTGCGGCGATGATGGGACGTGCCATGTCAAAGATCGCGATGGGAATTGCCGCCATTGTCTTCGCAACGATGCTGTCGGTGGCGGACTTTGCGATCGCGAAAGGTGGTCATGGAGGCGGCCACGGCGGTGGTCGCGGCGGCGGTCATCATGGCGGCGGTCATCATGGCGGCGGCCATCGTGGCGGGGGTCATGGCCACCATTTCGGCGGCCGGCATCATGGCGGCGGCCATTTTCATGGCAGGGCGGCGCATCACCGCTCATTCTCCACCCACCGCATGAACTTCGCAGGCGGTGGCCGCGCGCTGAACTCGCGCGCACTCGCCCGCAGCTATCGCCATACCGCAGCGCTGCATCGTCCCGCGGTACGGGCCAGCGTTACTGCGGGCGCGGCGCTCGCAGGGTGGCAATACGGACGGTCCAGAGGCGGCGGCTGGTGGCGCCACGGCAATGGCGGGTACGGCTGGGTTGGGCCGCTGTTCTGGCCGTTCGCCTATTTCGATATCTACGATTATGCGCTGTGGGGACCGCGTGTCGGCGCGCCGTTCTGGTACTACGGCTACGACGACATTTATGCCGGTCTGTTCAGCCCCTACGACTATCAGGGGCTTGCGGGCTACCTGCCGCCGCGTGGTTCTCGCGACGCCGGACCGGACCGGCTGGCGCTGTTATGCGGCGAGGACAGCCGCGACATCGCCGGCCTGCCGATCGACCTGATCGCGCAGGCGATCGAGCCGACCGAGGCGCAACGCGCAGCGCTCGACGATCTCGCCAATGCATCGGTGGCGTCGGCGCAGAAGATCAAGGCGGCGTGCCCGACCACAATCGCGCTGACGGCGTCCGGCCGGCTCGCCTCGATGCAGCAGCGCATCGAGGCGATGATATCAGGCGTCGCGACCGTGCAGCCGGCGCTGGACAAGCTTTACGGCCTACTGAATGACGAGCAGAAGGCGCGGCTGAACGTGATCGCTGAAGATCAGGAAAGGAAGACCGAGCGGCGCCGCAACAGGTCGGTTGCGCGGCCCTGTGACGTCACGCAATCCTCGAGCTTGCAATGGCCGGCCGAGGAGATCGAGGCGCGCCTGCATCCGACCGATGCGCAACGCACCGGCCTCACCGCCCTGCAGAAAGCCAGCACCAAGGCGGCCGACATGCTGGCCACCTCGTGCCGGCTCGAGGAAGCGGCCACGCCGCCGGTGCGGCTCGCCGCCGTCGGCAAGCGACTCGACGTCATGCTGGAATCGGTCAAACTCGTGCGCACCGCGCTCGATGATTTCTATGCGATACTGAGCGACGAGCAGAAGGCCCAGTTCGAGGCGATCGGCCCGCGGCGGACATCTCTTGCCGACAGGGCAGTGCAGCGGTACGGCCGCCGATAGATCGGCGGCGGTGACAACACCTGCGATCCCGGCCTATTGTCCGGCCCAACAAGATGCCGAATAAAGGGGCCGCTGAATGACTGCCAATCCGGTTTTGTGGGATCTCGACGCGCGCGGCGTCGCGACCGTTACGTTGAACCGTCCCGAGGTGAACAACGCCTATGACGCCGGGCTCATCAACGGCGTGCTCGCGGCGATGGATGAACTCGGCAGCAAGCCGAACCTTCGCGTCGTGGTGCTGAAGGGCAATGGCAAGCATTTCCAGGCCGGCGCCGACCTGAAATGGATCAACGGCGTGCGGCCTAAATCGGCCGAAGAAAATGAGGCGGTGTCGCGCGCGACGTTCGAAGCCGTGCAGCGGCTGAATACGCTGCCGATCCCGACGGTGGCGCTGGTGCAGGGCGGCTGCTTCGGCGGCGGCACCGGCGTGATCTCGGCGTGTGATGTGGTGGTCGCCGCCGATAACGCGCTGTTCTCGATTACCGAAGTGCGCTGGGGGCTGACCGCCGCGATCATCATCCCGCAACTCTGCGATGCCATCGGCGTCCGCCAAGTGCGCCGCTACGCGCTGACCGGCGAACGGTTTGGCGCGGAGGAGGCGCGGCGCATTGGACTGGTGCACGAGGTGGTGCCGCTGGCCGAGCTGGAGACGGCGGGCGCCAAGGTGGTCGAGCAACTGCTTGCCAACGGTCCCGAGGCGCTCGCGGAAACCAAGCGGCTTGCCATGGAAAGCTCATTCGGCGGCATGGACGTGGACGATGAGGCCTATGCGCGGCTGGTCAAGATGCATTCGGACAGGCGGCAGACCACGGAGGCGTCGGAAGGGCTGGCGTCGTTTGCGGAGAAGCGGGCAGCGAATTGGAGCGACGCATAGGCGTTAGGCGCTGCCACGCTCAATGACGTTTCTTGCAGGAGTATCGGATTTGCCTTCCAAACGCATCGCCGTTGCCGGGTTGGGGGAGATCGGCAAAACCGTGGCGCGCAAGCTGGCGCAGGGGTTGCCGGGGCTTGCTCTCGTGGCGATCGTGGCAAGGGACCAGGCGAAGGCGAAAGCGTGGCTTGATCGCGAAGGCATCGCCTGTCCGCTGGTCCCGCTCGATGAACTGCCTGACCATGCCGATCTCGTGGTCGAGTGCGCACCGGCGGCGATTCTTGACCAGATATGCCGGCCGATGCTGGGCGCCGGCAAGCAGGTCATGGTGCTGAGCGCCAGTGCGCTGCTGCCCCGTCCCGATCTCGTCGATCTGGCCCGGGCGCATGGCGGCCAGATCATCGTGCCGACCGGTGCCTTGATCGGCTTCGATGCGGTATCGGCTGCCGCCGAGGGCACCATCAATTCGGTGCAGATGATCACGCGCAAGCCGCCCCGCGGTCTCGCCGGCGCGCCCTATCTCGTCGAGAACGGGATCTCCATGGAGGGGCTGACATCTGCCCTCTGTGTGTTCAGGGGCTCGGCGCGCGACGCGGCCGCGGCGTTTCCCGCCAACGTCAATGTCGTGGCGGCGCTGTCGCTCGCGGGCATCGGCCCCGATCGCACGACGATCGAAATCTGGGCCGATCCGGCCGTGACGCGCAACTGCCATCAGATCAGGGTGGAGGCCGACTCGGCCTCGTTCACAATGTCGATCGAGAACGTCCCATCGGAGAACCCGAAGACCGGCCGCATCACGGCGCTCTCGGTGATCGCGGCGCTGCGCAAGCTGACTTCGCCGCTGCAGGTCGGGACTTGAGCCCTTATGCGCTCTACAGCGTCGGCGAGAGCGCGCGTTTCAATTGCTGAAGCAGCGCCTGCACGGCGGCTGCGTTGACGCGCCGCTCGGGAATCGTTGCCTTGACCCACAAATCGGGGATCGGGAATTCGGGCAGCACGGCCTGCAGCGACCCGTCGCGCAGCGCGTCCGCTGCAAGATAATGCGAAATGAAAGCAATGCCGTTTCCGGCGATCGCGCTTTTCACCAGTACGTGACCCTCGTTCGAATTCAACAGCGGGCGTACCTGAATGGTGATGCGGCCGCGCGGGCCGTCGAATATCCACTCGGGTCCGGTCGGAAGAAAGCTCAGGCAGCGGTGTTCGACCAGATCGCGCGGGTGCCGCGGTGTGCCGTGTGATTTGAGATAGGCGGGCGCTGCGCACAGCAGGCGCTTGAGCGCGCACAAGGGCTCATCGACGACACCGCCGAACGAGTGCGGAAATGCGCCGATCGCAACGTCAAAACCTTCCGTGACCGGATCGACCGGCCGGTCGATCAGCACGACTTCCAGTTTCAGCCGCGGATTTTCCGTCTGGAAGGCGCTGAACACATCGGCCAGCCGGGCGATGGTCAGCGATGTCGGCGCCTTGATGCGCAGGTGATCGATCAGGTCATGGTCCTTTTCGCCCATGCGCGACAGAAGATCGCCGACGTCAGCCACCACGCTGCGCGCGCGGTGCACATATTGCTGGCCGGCTTCGGTCAACCGCAATTGACGGGTCGACCGATGAAACAGCGCGATGCCGATCTGATCTTCGAGCTGGGTGACGCGCTTGGCCACGACCGACGTCGAGACCTTCAGCTTGCGGGCGGCCGCCGAGAAGCCGGCGGCGTCGGCGGTCGCCAAAAAGGCCTGGAGATTGACGAGCGTATCCATCCACTTTTCTCGATTCGAGAAAGCTGATCGTGTAATTTGCCCGATTGTAGTCCGTTTCGCGTTAATTCATAGTCCCACGAAACAAAATCATCAGGGATGGGATCGCTGCCGTGTCGGCAAAAACGATTGAAGAACCCGCTCGCCAGATTCCGCTGTACGGCGAATATGAAGTCGTCGTCCTCGGTGGCGGGCCCGCGGGCATCGCCGCTGCGGTTGCTGCCGCGCGCGCAGGCCGCCGTACGCTGCTGATCGAGCGCTACGGCTTTCTCGGCGGCATGGGCACGGCCGCGGGGGTGACGAATTTCTGCGGGCTGCACGCCAACGTCCATGGCGAGATGCATCGGGTGGTGCAGGGCATCGCCTCCGACCTGCTCGCGCGCATCGACCGGCTCGATGGGCTCAACACGCCGCATCTGATCCTCGGCAAGATTTTTGCGCAGGCCTACGACACCGCGGCCTACAAGATCGCGGCGGATGATTTGCTCGCCGCGCACAAGGTCGACATTCTCTTCCATGCGCTGGGCGCCGGCGTGGTGATGGATGATGAGAAGCGCATCCATGCACTGGTGGTGGAGACCAAGGCCGGGCGTCAGGCGGTGCGCGCCGGCATCTTCATCGATTGCTCGGGCGATGGCGATCTGGCGGCTTGGGCGGGGGCGCCGTTTGAGGTCGGCGACAATGCCGGCGGCATGCTCTACCCCTCGATGATGTTTCGCCTCAACGGCATTGATCCGGAGAAGGCGGGAGAAGCGTGGCGGACCATTCCGGCGCTGATGGAAAAGGCGGAAGCGGCGGGCACGCATCGGTTTCCGCGCAAGACCGCAATCGTGCGGCCGCAGCGCTCGGCGATCGAATGGCGGGTGAATTTTACTCAGCTTGCGCGCGAGGACGGCAGAGCCGTCAGCGGGATCGACCCCGACCAGATGACGCGCGGCGAAATCGAGGGACGGCGGCAGGCTCTCCAGGCGTTCGAATTCCTGCGCACGGTGCCCGGCTTCGAAAAATCCTACATTGTCGATTTGCCGCCGCAGCTCGGCATCCGCGAGACACGGCGCGTGATTGGCGGCTACATGCTGTCGGGCGAGGACGTGCTCGGCTGCGCCTCGTTTGAGGATTCCATCGGCGTCAATGGCTGGCCGATGGAACAGCATGTCGCGGGCGATGTGACGTTCACGTTTCCGCCGATCCCGGAATCCCGCGGCTTCAACGAATTGCCGTATCGCATGCTGGTGCCCGAAGGCATAGACAATCTCCTGATGGCCGGGCGCTGCGCCTCGATGACCCATGAGGGCCAGTCGGCAGCGCGGGTCTCCGGCGCCTGCTTTGCGATGGGGGAGGCGGCAGGCTCCGCGGCGGCACTGGCGCTGTCGGGCAATACGATTCCACGCGACATTGCGGTTGAAAAGTTGCAACAAAGCCTGAAACAACAGGGCGCGTTCATCGGGCGGGACCAGAGCGTGCCCGAGGGGCTATAAAAGGGTTACGGAGGAGACCGGATGACGAAGTTTGCACGGCTCGCGCTGGCGGGTCTGTTGGCCATTGCGGCAAGCGGGATCGCACGGGCCGATGACGCGCAAAAGGCCAAGATCGGCGTGCTCAGGCTGTCGTCGTCGGCGCCGGTGTTCATTGCGCAGGACAAGGGCTATTTCCGCGAGGCAGGCCTCGATATCGAACTGAAATTCTTCGACGCGGCGCAGCCGATCGCGGTGGCGACGACCTCGGGCGATGTCGATTTCGGCATCACGGCGTTTACCGCCGGCCTCTACAACCTCGCCGGCAAGGGCACATTGAAGGTGATCGGCGGCATGAGCCGCGAGAAGGCCGGCTATCCCCTGATCGGCTACTTCGCCAGCAATAACGCCTATGCGGCGGGGCTGAAGACGCCGAAGGACCTTGCGGGCAAGCGCATCGCGGTGACGCAGGTCGGCTCCAGCTTTCATTATTCGCTGGGGCTGCTCGCCGACAAATACGGCTTCAAGCTTGCGGACGTGAAGGTGCTGCCGCTGCAATCGTTATCGAATGCCGCGGCGGCGCTGAAGGGCGAAACCGTCGATGCCGCACTGCTGCCGATCTCGACCGCGCGGGCGCTGGTGGATTCCGGCGGAGCAAAGTTCCTCGGCTGGGTCGGCGACGAGACGCCGTGGCAGTTGGGAGCCGTGTTCGCCGCGCCGAAGACGCTGACCAACAAGGCGATGGTGACCAAGCTTCTCGCCGCATTGCTGCGCGCCGACCGCGAATATCACGACGTGATCCTGGCATCGGTGAAGGACGGCAAGGCCGACATCAACGACAAGACAAAGCCGTTGCTGGAAATCGTCGCCAAGTACACCAATCTGCCGGTCGAGCAGGTGGTCGGCAATTGCGCCTATATCGACCCCGACGGCAAGCTCGACGTCAAGAACGTCGACAACCAGATCGCGTGGCTGCAGGAGCAGGGTTTTGTCGACAAGGGGTTTGCAGCGGACGCGATCATCGCGAAGGAATATGTCAAGGCGGATTGAGTTCTCCGTCATGGCCGGGCTTGACCCGGCCATCCACGTCTTTGTGGCTGTTGGACCGTAAAGACGTGGATGCCCGGGACAAGCCCGGGCATGACGACCTAAGACGAGTTCTTGAGACGAGAAACCTGATGGACCTGATCGCCGATCAAATCAGCCACCGCTTCGGCGGCCTCGACGTGCTCGACAAGGTGTCGTTCACGGTTGCCTCCGGCGAGGTGGTCGCGATCGTCGGTCCCTCCGGCTGCGGTAAGAGCACGCTGCTGTCGATCCTCGGCGGGCTGCTGCGCCCGAGCGAGGGAGGGGCAGAGCTGCGCGGCGCACCGCCGGCCGACAGCCTCAATCCGCTGACCTTCGTGTTCCAGGATTTTGCGCTGCTGCCCTGGTGCACGGTGGAAGCGAACGTGGAGTTTCCGCTGGTCCATGCCGCACTCGACGCCGCCACGCGCCGCGCCGTCGTCGATGACGCGCTGCGCCGGACGGGCTTGTCCGATTTCCGCGGCGCCTATCCAAAGCAATTGTCGGGCGGCATGCGCCAGCGCGTCGGCATTGCCCGCGCGCTCGCGGTGCGGCCTGCGATCCTTTTGATGGACGAGCCGCTGTCGGCGCTGGATTCGCAGACCCGCGAATTGCTGATGGAGGATTTCATCCGCCTCCTGGCCGACGGGACAATGGGCGCGGTCTATGTCACGCATAATCTCGAGGAAGCGGTGCGGCTTGCCGACCGCATCGTGGTGCTGTCGCGTCGTCCGGGACGCGTCAGGGAGATCGTCGAAATCCCGATGACGCGCGCCGAGCGCGGTGCGATCGATGCGCGCGGCAAGTTGCTGGCGCTGCAGAACGATTTGTGGTCGCTGATCCGCGAGGAGGCGATTGATGCCGAGCGCGAGGTCCAGCATGCTTGAGCGCGCACCGTCGCAGGATAAACAACAGGAAGAGAGGGTATCGCGGCCGGTCGTCTTCCGCGGCGCGGGCTTCGTGCCGGGCGGTGGGCGCGCTTCGGGCTGGGTTGCGCTGGCGCTGGTGATTGCGCTCTGGCAGCTCGCCGGCAGCGCCGGCTGGGTCAATCCGCTGTTCCTGCCGGCGCCATCGGCCATTGCGGTTGCGATCTACAAGCTCGCGATATCTGGTGCGCTCTGGCAGCATGTATCGGCTTCGGTCGTTCGGATCGGCAGCGGCTGGCTGCTCGGCACCGTGGCCGGCGTGATCGTCGGTTTTGCGATCGGGCTGTCGACGCTGGCGCGCGGCGTCGGCATCACCTTCATCTCGGCGCTGTTTCCGATACCGAAAATCGCGCTGCTGCCGCTGTTGATCCTCTGGCTCGGGATCGGTGAAGAGCCGAAGATTGCGACCATTGCGCTCGGCGTGTTCTTCTCCACCGCCATCTCGGTCTATAGCGGCGTCGATACGGTGCCGCGCAATCTGATCCGGATGGCGCAGAGTTTTAACGTGCCGTTCCACGCCATCGTCCGCCGGGTGATCTGGCCGGGCGCGCTGCCCTCGATCCTCGCGGGCTTTCGCATCACGGCCTCAGTCGCGCTGCTGCTCGTCGTCAGCGCGGAAATGATCGGCGCCCAGTTCGGCATCGGTGCCTTCGTGCTGCAGGCCGGCAATCTGATGCAGACTGATCAGCTATTGGCCGGGGTCGTCATCCTGTCGCTGTTCGGACTGGCGGTGGGGAAGGCGATCAACGTGCTGGAAGCAAGGCTGCTGCACTGGCGGTGAGGAGACTGATGCCGTCATTACGGGATGGTCCGAAGGACCAGACCCGGAATCTCGAGATTCCGGGTTCGATGCTATGCATCGCCCCGGAATGACGGCTCTCTCACTCACGCGTTCCCGCGGTCCTCGCGGAACAGGTCGAGCTTCTGCTGCACCGGACGGTCCGAGAACGAGAACAGCACCGCGTCGGTGTCGGCCTCGTGCGTGACCCAGTGCCAGCTCGGCACCACGAACAAGTCGCGCGCGCCCCACTCGAACGTCTGATCGCCGATCCGAGTGCGGCCCTTGCCCTCGATCGCGGCAAATACCGTGGCGTCGGTCGCGCGGTAGCGCGCGGTCTTGAAGCCCTTGGGCAGCAACTGAATGAAGGTGCCGATCGTCGGCATCGCGAAATCGCCGGTCTCAGGATTGGAGAATTTCAGCTTCAGGCCGTGGCAGGCGTCCCATTCATTGCGCGTCTTGGCCAGCTCCAGCGCCTCGCGCGTATGATGATAGGGATAGTTGAAGATCGGCGAGGTCTTGGATTTGCGCTTCTCGTCGACCGGCAGCAAATTGTGGCCGTAGCGGGCAAAGCTGTCGCCGGCGGGTTTTGAGATCTTCTGCTGGTCCTCGTTCGAGCCTTCGGCAAAGGACGCATCGAAGAACTGCACCATCGGGATGTCGAGCCCGTCGAGCCAGAACATCGGCTCGGATGTTTCGTTGGAATGATCGTGCCAGGTCATCGACGGTGTGATGACGAAATCACCGGGCTCCATCGCGGTGCGCTCGCCGTCGACGGTGGTATGGGCGCCCTTGCCTTCGAGCACGAAGCGCAGCGCCGACTGGCTGTGCCGGTGAGCCGGGGCGACGTCGCCCGGGACCACCATCTGCACGCCGGCAAACAGCGATGTCGTGACCTTCGACTGGCCGCGCAGGCCGGGATTCTCCAGCACCAGCACCCGCCGCTCGGCTTCCTTGGCGGTGATCAGCTTGCCGGCTTCGGTCATGTATTCGCGGATGGAATCGAACTTCCACAGATGCGGCCGGCAGGCGCTTCGCGGCTCCGGCGTGACAAGATCGCCCAGCACGTTCCACAATGCGGAGAGATTTTCGCCGTCGATCTTCTTGTAGAACGCTTCGCGTTCCGGCGTCTTCTGCACGGCTTCCATCGCCAAGCCTCCCATCATTTTTGTATCGTCTACGGATTGACAGTATACTTACAATGTGGGTAGCGTC is from Bradyrhizobium sp. AZCC 2176 and encodes:
- a CDS encoding ABC transporter substrate-binding protein, translated to MTKFARLALAGLLAIAASGIARADDAQKAKIGVLRLSSSAPVFIAQDKGYFREAGLDIELKFFDAAQPIAVATTSGDVDFGITAFTAGLYNLAGKGTLKVIGGMSREKAGYPLIGYFASNNAYAAGLKTPKDLAGKRIAVTQVGSSFHYSLGLLADKYGFKLADVKVLPLQSLSNAAAALKGETVDAALLPISTARALVDSGGAKFLGWVGDETPWQLGAVFAAPKTLTNKAMVTKLLAALLRADREYHDVILASVKDGKADINDKTKPLLEIVAKYTNLPVEQVVGNCAYIDPDGKLDVKNVDNQIAWLQEQGFVDKGFAADAIIAKEYVKAD
- a CDS encoding ABC transporter ATP-binding protein, with amino-acid sequence MDLIADQISHRFGGLDVLDKVSFTVASGEVVAIVGPSGCGKSTLLSILGGLLRPSEGGAELRGAPPADSLNPLTFVFQDFALLPWCTVEANVEFPLVHAALDAATRRAVVDDALRRTGLSDFRGAYPKQLSGGMRQRVGIARALAVRPAILLMDEPLSALDSQTRELLMEDFIRLLADGTMGAVYVTHNLEEAVRLADRIVVLSRRPGRVREIVEIPMTRAERGAIDARGKLLALQNDLWSLIREEAIDAEREVQHA
- a CDS encoding ABC transporter permease yields the protein MLERAPSQDKQQEERVSRPVVFRGAGFVPGGGRASGWVALALVIALWQLAGSAGWVNPLFLPAPSAIAVAIYKLAISGALWQHVSASVVRIGSGWLLGTVAGVIVGFAIGLSTLARGVGITFISALFPIPKIALLPLLILWLGIGEEPKIATIALGVFFSTAISVYSGVDTVPRNLIRMAQSFNVPFHAIVRRVIWPGALPSILAGFRITASVALLLVVSAEMIGAQFGIGAFVLQAGNLMQTDQLLAGVVILSLFGLAVGKAINVLEARLLHWR
- the gtdA gene encoding gentisate 1,2-dioxygenase produces the protein MEAVQKTPEREAFYKKIDGENLSALWNVLGDLVTPEPRSACRPHLWKFDSIREYMTEAGKLITAKEAERRVLVLENPGLRGQSKVTTSLFAGVQMVVPGDVAPAHRHSQSALRFVLEGKGAHTTVDGERTAMEPGDFVITPSMTWHDHSNETSEPMFWLDGLDIPMVQFFDASFAEGSNEDQQKISKPAGDSFARYGHNLLPVDEKRKSKTSPIFNYPYHHTREALELAKTRNEWDACHGLKLKFSNPETGDFAMPTIGTFIQLLPKGFKTARYRATDATVFAAIEGKGRTRIGDQTFEWGARDLFVVPSWHWVTHEADTDAVLFSFSDRPVQQKLDLFREDRGNA